The genomic interval CAATTGCATCCTTCAAATTCGCTGTCACCTCATCTATGGTCTCGCCTTCGGTCACACAACCAGGAAGTGCTGGGACTTCCGCCCAATAGCCGCCTTCTTCTGCTGGATGAATAATCGCTCTGATTTTCATACCTTCCTGCTTACCCCTTTCCCTTTT from Kovacikia minuta CCNUW1 carries:
- a CDS encoding type II toxin-antitoxin system HicB family antitoxin, producing the protein MKIRAIIHPAEEGGYWAEVPALPGCVTEGETIDEVTANLKDAIEGWLNVANSRNAVKPTDQVVDIAV